The DNA region TTTACAAACTGAGTCAAACTGGTGTATGGGGTGAGGCAGTCCGTCAAAGAAAACCAATTATATTAAACGATTTTGAAGCACCCCATCCTCTTAAAAAGGGTTATCCTGAAGGTCATGCTCCGCTCCACAAGTTCATGACCATTCCAGTATTCAGTGGTGATAAAATTGTTGCAGTGGTGGGAGTGGCCAATAAAAAAACAGATTACACAGAAACAGATGTATTACAGCTGGAACTTTTAATGGAATCTATATGGAAAGTTCTGGATAGTCAAAAGGCTGAAGAAGCTCTTAAAGAGTCTGAAGCCAGATACAGGGCTATTTTTGAAAACACTGGCACTGCTACTGCTATAAGTGAAGAAAACATGATTTTATCCCTGGTCAATGAAGAATTCGCCAAACTCACTGGATTTTCAAAGGATGAAATTCAAAACAAAATGCAGTGGACTGACTTTTTTGTGGAAGAAGAACTTTCCCGAATGAAAGAATACCATAAAATTCGCAGAACAGACCCGGGTTCAGTTCCCAGAAATTATGAGAGCGTTTTAAAGGATAGGTGGGGTAACACAAAGGATGTTTATATGAGCGTGGCCATGTTACCTGGAACCAGGAAAAGTCTGGTTTCTGTTCTGGATATCACTGAAAAGAAACAGTCAAATCGGAAACTTAAGCGTGAACTTAAAATTAACCAGGCTCTTGCTGAAATTTACGCACCTCTAATCTCACCCCTTACAAATATTCAAGATATATCCATTGTTATCTTAAAGCAGGCTTTATCCATTTCAGGAAGTGAGCATGGTTTTGTAGCCACCATTGATCCCAAAAATCAGGATCTGGTAAATCAAACCTTAACCCGGATGATGCCCCAGTGTGAAGTATACAAGGATGGTAAAATACCTGAGGAGATAAGATTTCCCATTGGTCCGGATGGCCTATACTCTGGTCTCTGGGGGCACTGTTTAAATACCAAAGAAGGATTCTACACCAACGATGCTTCTCATCACACTTCAGCCAAAGGAGTCCCTAAGGGGCATGTTAAAATAGAGAAATTCCTTGCAGTTCCTGTTTTGATTAATGATGAACTGGTGGGGGAAATTGCCCTGGCCAATCCACCTGAAAAAGATTATTCTCGTCATGATTTGAGAGCATTAAAAAGAATAGCAGAGTTTTTTGCCCTGGCAATTCAGCGTAAGAGATACGAAGAGCAAATAAACAAATCTCTAGACGAAAAAGACCTGTTAATTAGAGAAATACATCACCGTGTAAAAAATAACATGCAAATTATCTCCAGTATTCTTAATCTACAATCCTTTGCAGTAAGCGACCCCCAGCTTCTGGATATACTAAAACAGAATCAGAACCGTATTAAATCCATGGCCATGATCCATGAAAAACTTTATCAATCCCATAATCTAGTAAAGATAGACTTCGGTGATTATCTTAGAAGCTTAACTGCGGATATCTATTACACCTATTCTATTACAGCAGAAGGTTTTGAAATGGATTTAGATTTTGAGCCTAATATTTTCTTAAATATTGAAACATCCATTCCATGCGGACTAATTTACAGTGAATTACTCTCAAACTGTATAAAACATGCATATCCCGAGGGAGGTAAAGGTAAAATAAGTGCTGAGTTTAAGAGAGTAGGGGAAGACTTAATGCTTAGAGTTAGTGATGATGGTGTGGGTCTTCCCGATGAAATTGATTTTAGACATACCCAGTCTCTGGGACTACAATTAGTAACTAGCCTTGTCAAACAGTTAGATGGGACTATTGAACTCGATAAAAGTCAGGGAACATCTTTCACAGTCAAGTTCCATGAACTGAAATATAAAGAAAGAATATAAATTTAACATTGAATTTTTTTTTGCTTATTGTACCTTAGAGGCAATGATTACTTCTAATTTTAACCAAGGAACTGAGTTTACAATTAAATTTAATGAATTAGTTATAGACTTGATATTGGTTATTTTTCCATATGTAAAGACTAATTAATTTTTTATAAGTAAAAAAATTAAAGTTGTATAGTATCCAGAGAGAAAATAATAAATAAACTGCAATATACTGAAATTTATTAATATTCAAGTTTATAAATTAAATAAAGATCAATTGAATTAGAAAATTTTTCAATTTAATCCCATGTCTGATTCTATGCCCCATAAAATTATTGTTTACCACGCTGAACAGTGCGATCCTAAAAAATGCACCACCCGTAAACTGGCCAAGCAGAAAGAGATAAAGATGGTCAATCGTCTTAATCAAGTCCCAAGAGGTGGTCTAGTATTAGACCCCTTCTCTCCAAAGGCAGTATCACCCGAAGACCATGATTTGGTGGTTGAAAAGGGTATCGTAGGTTTGGATTGTTCATGGAAACGGATCGACAAGTCTTCTGCCATGTTTAGGGGAACTAAAACCCACAGATCCCTTCCCTTTCTGGTGGCTGCCAATCCCACCAACTATGGGAAACCATGTATACTGTCCACTGCTGAGGCTGTGGCAGCAACCTTATATATAGTGGGACTTAAAGATAATGCTATTCAGATTATGTCCCACTTCAAGTGGGGACCTCATTTTCTGGAGCTCAACCATGAGCTCTTAGAGGCATACTCCCGGGCTCGCAGCAGTCGGGAAGTTGTAGATATTCAGAATGAATTTATAGGAGGCTAGATAATGGCTAGATTTGAAGAAGCAGAGAACAGAATATTCAAGATCAAGATTTGTCTCAAATGTAACGCTCGAAACCCACCAACTGCCAAAACATGCCGTAAGTGCGGATACAAGGGCTTGAGATACAAGGCCAAAGAGCCGCGAGGATAAATAACTTCTTCTAATCCCCTGGAATTTGCAGGGGATAGAGGAAACACATCTTTTATTATTTCTTTTATTGTTTCACAGTATTAAGTGGTAATTAGGGATTAATTTTCTCTAATTAAATATTATGTTATCTAACTATCAAAATCTTATTTGTAAACAATCAAACTGATTCTAGGTTAAAATTTTAGTTTATAATAATAGGTGTTTCGGATGAAAGTGGAAGAATATCTAAAAGAATCTCTTAAGCATGGAAAAGTTCACCTCACCCTCTTAGACCCTGAGGATCAAGATCCAGAAAAAGCACTGGAAATAGCCACCGAAGCCGTTGCAGGAGGTTCTGATGGAATCATGTTGGGAGGATCCACCACAGACTCCCAGGAACTTAATGAAACCGCAAAAATTCTTCAAGAAAACCTTGATGTTCCCATAATTCTCTTCCCAGGTAACACTACTGGGGTGAGTGCCTATGCTGATGCCATTTTTTTCATGAGCCTTTTAAACTCCAATAATCCCTACTGGATTATCGGTGCCCAGGCTTTGGGAGCTCCGAAAATTAAAAAAATTGGCATAGAAACCATCCCCATGGGATATCTAATAGTGGAACCAGGAGAAACTGCAGGATGGGTGGGTGATGCTAAGTTAATCCCTCGCAGGAAGCCAGATATTGCGGTGGCCTATGCTATGGCTGCTGAATTCATGGGAATGCGGCTATTCTATTTGGAAGCAGGCTCTGGAGCTGGAGAGATCATTCCCAGTGAGATGATCCAGAAGGTTAAAATGTTCACCAATCACATAGTGGTGGTGGGCGGAGGTATCAGAACTGGAGAATCTGCAAAAAAGGTGGCTCAGGCTGGTGCCGATATCATTGTTACCGGTACTGTGGTTGAGAACACCTCAAATATAAAAGAAAAGATTTCTGAGATTGTAGAAGGTATTAAATCAGTTTAGATAGCTCTTTTTTAAAATTTTTTCCTTTTTAGTAGATTCATATTTATTTTCAATTTATTTGATGTATAATTATGTTCATCATCTTTTTCCTTCAGCACCTATAGCTCCCATACCCATAAATAGAAAAAATTATTTTTCTATAAAACCTAAACAAATATAGAGGTGAAAAAGTATGTGCGAGTCAGATGGATATGATTTCATAAGTGATAAGTTAAAAGAACACCTTGATTTAGAAAAATCTCCAGTTGCCATTAAATTTGTTTTAAGAGAAGAAGACATTCCTAAAGGCATAGCCAAGGCAGATGGAAAAATGCGCCATTGTGAATTGGTGCAGAAAGCCAGTCATGGGGATGTTTTTTATGCCACAGCAGAAGAACAGATGTGTAAAGGCGGCTCAGCAGCTCTTGGTCTTGAAGAAGCACCAGAAAAGGTGAGAACAGGAGAATTTTACTATGGTCTGGGAAGGTTCTCCAGTATAGGATCAGCCAAAAAAACCATGGAATCCATACCTAAAATAGATAATATTATGTATGCCTTGATTTACGCTCCTCTGGAGAAGGCTAACTTTGACCCAGATGTTATTTTAATCATAGCTAACCCTGCTCAGGCTATGAAAGTTTCTCAAGCCCTTGTTTACACCATGGGTGGAAGGGTGGAGGCAGATTTTGCTGGTATTCAATCAATATGTGCAGATGCTGTTGCAGGGCCATTCACACGCCGCAAACCTAATATAACCTTGGGTTGCAGTGGGTCCCGACAATACGCCGATATAAAAGATGATGAGGTTATTATAGGCCTTACTGGTGAAAATATTGGATGCCTCATCAATGCACTGGAGAATATGAGTTAAAAAAATATCTCCAGCCTTTGTTTAAAAAAATATTTAATATTTTAATATTTAATATTTTAAAATCACTTTTTTTTTTTTAATTATGTTTTTTTCTTAAAATGCCATGATAATCTTGAGTATAATCCTAAAAAAAGTCCGGAGTATTCAATTTAAAAGATTTAATTTCCATTCTATTTATTCTAGATCCTTTAAAACCTTGAGATAATCGTTGTAGCGATTGATATTTACTAGTTCCAATTCATTCTGTGCTTCTATCCCATACAATGAAACACCGTCAGCAACCATTCTTCTTAATATGGGATTAAGATTATCTTCTTCTCCATGGAGGTAATGTTTTAAAAGTGAGGAACTACATGCGAAAGGCATTCCTAAGCCTCGGGCACTATTCAAGTATCCTGTTTTTCCACGGGAGAGAACTGAAACTGTTTTATCTGGATCAGAACTATTTAAAAGATGATTAATCAAATTCTGCATGGTTTGAATGGTAACAGTGGGCTGGTCCCCGGCAAGGCAAAGACAGTAATTATATTCCGTGTTCAAAACACCGTTTAGAAGTGTTTGCGATAATTCAACATCCACATCTTGGTTTTCAATGATACGGAGTCTTGAGTCATTTATTTCCTCCAGTGCAGGGTATAACTCGTCCATAAAATGTCCAAGAACAACAATGCACTCCTTAACGTCTGTTTGAAGTGCTTTTTCTATGGTACAATTTATTATGGGTTTTTCATTAACTTTTAAAAGGAGTTTATGTTTTATTTCCATCCCCTTACTCTTAAGGTCTTCCCTCATTCGCCTGTTTTTACCGGCTGCAGTAATAATGCCTGATACTCCTTTCATGAGTTTAACACTCCCTAAAAGTAAGGGAAATGGAAGAATTAGTTTTTAACTGAGCTTTACTATTCTAGAGTAGATTACCAGTCCGGATCCACTTCCCTGGGTGTACATAATAATTTTTATAGGGTAATTCTGATTGTTGTATATTTTCACTCCTTGGGTGGGGCTGGTATCATAGGCTATGGCCAATTCTTCCCATCTGATTCCTATGGGTGTTGGTAATCCCGCAGCTGCGGTAGCACCTCTGATTGACCTGGCAGCAGGGCAAACTCCATGGACTGCAGATCCACCAGTGGCATTAGGGTCAGGACAGGGATCAAAACCTATATTTTCTTTCCCATTGGAACCCGTTTTAGGAGGTATTATAGTACCGTTCCATGCTCGGGCAAATTGCATGGCATTGTAAGCCCGGGCCGCATCCCCATATTCGGGGTGAGAACCTAAAGACTCAGCATAACTCGCAGTCACATTTTCACTATGTGGGCCCATATAAGCCATAACTGGAGAACCCGAAGGATAATCTTTCATATAACTAACTACCGAATCTCCGAAAAAGGTTTTAATTTTGTCCGGGGGGACCTGGTTGCGGCCATCATTGAAACCTGCTAGGGAGTAATCAAGATTTATGTAATCTCCAACCTTGGCATTTTCATACCATTTTTTGGTAGTGGAAATGCTAACATAGTCATGGGGGATGGTTTCATTGTTAATATCCGATGATGATACTGTTTTTACTAGTTTACCATTTTTACCCCCTTCCCTGATTTCAAGACCTTTACTGGTTTTCACTCCCACGGTGTATCCAGTTTTAAAACCCCACACAAATGTTTGCGGAGGATTAACCACTAAATACTGCCCGTGCACGCTTAAAAAGCCAGGTCCTTCGAATCCCTGAGCTACTCCCTGATATGATATGCTGCCATTGGCTATCTGAGAGAGGGGTGTTTCCACTGCTCCAGTTAACAGTCCACTAATTATCTGAATATATTTGCCTTCCTGTAATAATTTATTTAAATAATCTGCATGATATAAAACAGGCACTTTCCTGATCTTACTGTCATCAACCACTTTCATGCCTGACACCACAGTGTCTCCAATGGGCATTGATGTGATTTCTTCTGGCTTTTGAGGGGGATAATAACCTTCCACAGTGTTTCCAAAATAAAGAAAACCAACCATCATTATGATTAAAACACCAAAGGCCAGTATCGGGTTTAACAATGATTTACGCATTTTACATCCTCCAAATTGACATTATTATGGCTATAATTATTATTTTGCAGAGATGGCCTGTTTTAAACTTTCAGTTATTTCTATAATTTTAAGCTGACCATTACCGCCAATAAATACATTAGGATACTTTTCTGAACATTTAAGTGCAAATTCAACCACTTCACCCACATCCGTGAGTTTAATAACATCGCCCCTAAAATTTTCTTCTTTTAAAATACATCTTGCATCTTCACAGGTGTCATCAAGCCCAGGGAAAAGGGCCACTATTTCAGAATTTGTCTTTGAAAC from Methanobacteriaceae archaeon includes:
- a CDS encoding DUF169 domain-containing protein, with product MCESDGYDFISDKLKEHLDLEKSPVAIKFVLREEDIPKGIAKADGKMRHCELVQKASHGDVFYATAEEQMCKGGSAALGLEEAPEKVRTGEFYYGLGRFSSIGSAKKTMESIPKIDNIMYALIYAPLEKANFDPDVILIIANPAQAMKVSQALVYTMGGRVEADFAGIQSICADAVAGPFTRRKPNITLGCSGSRQYADIKDDEVIIGLTGENIGCLINALENMS
- a CDS encoding NTP transferase domain-containing protein, with protein sequence MKGVSGIITAAGKNRRMREDLKSKGMEIKHKLLLKVNEKPIINCTIEKALQTDVKECIVVLGHFMDELYPALEEINDSRLRIIENQDVDVELSQTLLNGVLNTEYNYCLCLAGDQPTVTIQTMQNLINHLLNSSDPDKTVSVLSRGKTGYLNSARGLGMPFACSSSLLKHYLHGEEDNLNPILRRMVADGVSLYGIEAQNELELVNINRYNDYLKVLKDLE
- a CDS encoding DUF367 family protein, whose protein sequence is MPHKIIVYHAEQCDPKKCTTRKLAKQKEIKMVNRLNQVPRGGLVLDPFSPKAVSPEDHDLVVEKGIVGLDCSWKRIDKSSAMFRGTKTHRSLPFLVAANPTNYGKPCILSTAEAVAATLYIVGLKDNAIQIMSHFKWGPHFLELNHELLEAYSRARSSREVVDIQNEFIGG
- a CDS encoding 50S ribosomal protein L40e, which encodes MARFEEAENRIFKIKICLKCNARNPPTAKTCRKCGYKGLRYKAKEPRG
- a CDS encoding geranylgeranylglyceryl/heptaprenylglyceryl phosphate synthase; this translates as MKVEEYLKESLKHGKVHLTLLDPEDQDPEKALEIATEAVAGGSDGIMLGGSTTDSQELNETAKILQENLDVPIILFPGNTTGVSAYADAIFFMSLLNSNNPYWIIGAQALGAPKIKKIGIETIPMGYLIVEPGETAGWVGDAKLIPRRKPDIAVAYAMAAEFMGMRLFYLEAGSGAGEIIPSEMIQKVKMFTNHIVVVGGGIRTGESAKKVAQAGADIIVTGTVVENTSNIKEKISEIVEGIKSV